A window from uncultured Desulfobacter sp. encodes these proteins:
- a CDS encoding ATP-binding protein: protein MIQDDWRAETQVRLKKSTIYLELNEKCKDDPSGCQVLELIDEAIYYAYQRTKTILINMGEFTLHDGDHLFRVLFLMKKLLSPETLKALSVPELMLLILSAFFHDIGMAPNKKEVLSWKKNWDNSPNFDDQADENEYKNFKRYYFARPDEKSKLEELLARGNNSGAELIKNYLIADYIRTTHAKRAVEILEKDWLGRIKYRDTDFTVEFASICFSHNEDPFSILNLDQNYLCGPEIYANLQLIAVMLRLSDILDFDAKRTPSILYSHLFVRHPVSISEWNKHRSIEAWSINSSLIQFHAKCDHPAIEASIHAFCDLIDKELSACNNIINSINDFNRSKGRQISIKIPFNVERSKIETRKKIDGTPKYIYRETHFNLSKNQVIDLLMGTKLYGDPEVALRELLQNSIDACLLRGALEQSWGTQYTPEILIRYSTKNDEDILEIIDNGTGMDQSIIDSYYSKIGSSFYMSPEFFDLKSQSNAQFTPTSRFGIGILSCFMVADTLEVETRRVYGPHDSSTPISLTIEGQESIFWIKSGVRKIPGTSTKLFLRKRKNPWDRMDEDEFIKSVENVIPNPPFKIQIETESHNKTKDENSFKEVTAELLKNRSWDKHDNIKEFSFEFNDPNLGFVGSAIIAILESHGKPTSKIEMTSRSIEIEGDSYDLDKYIRATGSEISESTTSITIDENGDIDSSPSYHDLCKSISRLSLHGIVVPSTLFPRSWNMQKNQVKLDWPFPILLVIDVCGEMDLDLNSSRTQIIMSDKWQNFEGILSFEICSRIANSVSPEYWEELKNVLKKNTENEIFMRSLNKIESKDLV, encoded by the coding sequence ATGATTCAAGATGATTGGAGAGCAGAAACACAAGTCAGATTAAAAAAGAGCACAATTTATCTTGAATTAAATGAAAAGTGTAAAGATGATCCATCTGGCTGCCAAGTATTAGAACTGATCGACGAAGCCATTTACTACGCATATCAAAGAACCAAAACAATTCTTATTAACATGGGAGAATTTACGCTCCATGACGGAGATCATTTGTTTAGAGTTCTTTTTTTAATGAAAAAGTTATTATCTCCAGAAACACTAAAGGCACTTTCTGTTCCAGAATTAATGTTACTGATATTAAGTGCATTTTTTCATGATATTGGTATGGCCCCTAATAAAAAAGAGGTTCTTTCCTGGAAAAAAAATTGGGATAATTCTCCAAATTTTGATGATCAAGCAGATGAAAACGAATACAAGAATTTTAAGAGGTACTATTTTGCAAGGCCAGATGAAAAATCAAAACTCGAAGAACTTTTAGCCCGTGGAAATAATAGTGGTGCTGAGCTAATAAAAAATTATCTGATTGCAGACTATATCAGAACGACACACGCAAAAAGAGCTGTCGAAATCCTTGAAAAGGATTGGTTGGGAAGAATTAAATATAGAGATACCGACTTTACAGTTGAATTTGCAAGTATTTGCTTCAGCCATAATGAAGACCCATTTTCAATCTTGAATTTAGACCAAAATTACCTTTGTGGGCCTGAAATATATGCAAACTTACAGTTAATTGCCGTTATGTTAAGGCTTTCTGATATTCTTGATTTTGATGCCAAAAGAACACCCTCTATACTGTATTCTCATTTATTTGTAAGGCATCCAGTTTCAATTTCTGAATGGAATAAACATAGATCTATTGAGGCGTGGAGCATAAACAGTTCTTTGATCCAGTTTCATGCAAAATGCGATCACCCTGCAATAGAGGCATCTATTCACGCTTTTTGTGACTTGATTGATAAAGAACTGAGTGCATGTAACAATATCATTAATTCAATAAATGATTTTAACCGAAGTAAAGGCCGGCAGATTTCAATTAAGATCCCATTTAATGTAGAGCGGTCAAAAATTGAAACAAGAAAGAAAATCGATGGGACACCCAAATATATCTATAGAGAAACGCATTTTAACTTGAGTAAAAACCAAGTAATTGATCTGTTGATGGGCACAAAATTATATGGAGATCCAGAAGTAGCGCTTAGAGAATTATTGCAAAATTCGATTGATGCCTGTTTGCTGAGAGGCGCGTTAGAACAAAGCTGGGGAACTCAATATACACCAGAGATATTAATCCGCTATTCTACTAAAAATGATGAAGACATCCTTGAAATAATAGATAATGGAACCGGTATGGATCAAAGCATAATTGATTCATACTATTCAAAAATTGGTTCTTCCTTTTATATGTCTCCAGAGTTTTTTGATTTAAAGTCACAATCAAATGCACAATTTACACCAACTTCACGTTTTGGTATTGGAATATTGTCGTGCTTCATGGTGGCTGATACTTTGGAAGTGGAGACTAGAAGAGTATATGGCCCGCATGATTCTAGTACTCCCATTAGTTTAACTATTGAAGGGCAAGAAAGTATATTTTGGATTAAATCGGGGGTAAGAAAAATTCCTGGGACATCAACAAAGCTATTTCTTCGAAAAAGAAAAAACCCATGGGATCGCATGGATGAAGATGAATTTATCAAATCCGTTGAAAATGTAATTCCTAACCCTCCGTTCAAAATTCAGATTGAAACAGAATCACATAATAAAACTAAAGACGAAAATAGTTTCAAAGAGGTGACGGCTGAATTACTTAAAAATCGTTCATGGGATAAACATGATAATATTAAAGAATTTAGTTTTGAGTTTAATGATCCCAATTTGGGGTTTGTGGGATCTGCCATAATTGCAATTTTAGAAAGTCATGGAAAACCAACTTCGAAAATCGAAATGACATCTAGATCAATAGAAATTGAAGGGGACTCATATGATCTTGATAAATACATAAGAGCAACAGGGAGTGAAATCAGTGAGTCAACTACGTCAATTACAATAGATGAAAATGGAGATATTGATAGTTCACCTTCTTATCATGATCTTTGCAAATCTATATCTCGATTATCATTACATGGAATAGTAGTGCCATCTACTTTGTTTCCAAGATCTTGGAATATGCAAAAGAATCAAGTTAAATTAGATTGGCCTTTTCCCATACTGCTTGTTATTGATGTCTGTGGAGAAATGGATCTGGACTTAAACTCTTCAAGAACTCAAATCATTATGAGTGATAAATGGCAAAATTTTGAGGGAATACTTTCTTTTGAAATTTGTTCAAGAATTGCGAATTCGGTAAGTCCTGAATATTGGGAAGAATTGAAGAACGTATTAAAAAAGAATACAGAAAATGAAATATTTATGCGCAGCCTGAATAAGATCGAGAGTAAAGACTTGGTATAA
- a CDS encoding tyrosine-type recombinase/integrase codes for MSKTNKNSKECRTFRFNKRAIESLPPHDRDSASTEREYTDSECRNLKLSVSKNGKKYFLHRYRVKKGRKTLRRCYRIGEFPAVTVDDARAVVNENKRNLLLNGIDPQEAKEIKATELTFGEFFEEKYMIDHAKIYKKSWKCDQNKFDLDLKERFGDQLLSDIKKHDVIRFLNEIKERSSEASANRYLSLLSKVFSTAIDWEFLEGINPCSRIKKFKESEGRTRFLSQDEVRRLKSALDIIPQRLSSLLLWFLLCTGCRLGEACSLTWESVDFDQKIASLEGDKVKNGYSRLVMLNTQALDTLNRLKKYRIAGNPHVFPGRGPKGHITTPRKTFANACRMADIKDLRIHDLRHTYASWLASGSDNVSLYTISKLLGHKTVSMSARYSHLASKKLLNASESVSVQLEQAMK; via the coding sequence ATGTCAAAAACAAACAAAAATTCAAAGGAGTGCCGTACCTTCCGTTTTAATAAAAGAGCAATTGAAAGCCTCCCCCCGCATGATCGAGACAGCGCTTCAACTGAAAGGGAGTACACGGACAGCGAATGTCGTAACCTAAAACTAAGTGTATCAAAAAACGGGAAAAAGTATTTTCTGCACCGCTACAGGGTAAAGAAAGGCAGAAAAACGTTACGCCGGTGTTATAGAATAGGCGAATTTCCTGCTGTAACTGTTGATGATGCCCGTGCAGTTGTAAATGAAAACAAGCGGAATCTTCTGCTCAATGGCATTGACCCCCAGGAAGCGAAAGAGATCAAGGCTACCGAGCTAACATTCGGAGAATTTTTCGAAGAAAAATATATGATTGACCACGCCAAAATTTACAAAAAATCTTGGAAGTGTGATCAAAACAAGTTTGATTTGGATTTAAAAGAGAGATTTGGCGATCAGCTTTTATCAGATATCAAAAAACATGATGTCATCAGGTTTTTAAACGAGATCAAAGAAAGATCAAGCGAGGCCAGTGCAAATCGGTATCTGAGCCTGCTATCAAAAGTCTTTTCTACAGCTATAGATTGGGAGTTTCTGGAAGGTATAAACCCGTGCAGCAGAATAAAGAAATTCAAAGAAAGTGAAGGGCGGACCCGGTTTCTCAGTCAGGATGAAGTAAGACGATTGAAATCGGCGTTGGACATCATACCCCAAAGACTGTCGTCCTTACTGCTTTGGTTTTTGCTCTGTACTGGATGTCGGCTGGGTGAGGCATGCAGCCTGACTTGGGAGTCTGTAGATTTTGATCAAAAAATTGCAAGCTTGGAAGGAGATAAAGTTAAAAATGGCTACTCTCGGTTGGTCATGTTGAACACTCAAGCACTTGATACCTTAAATCGATTAAAAAAGTATAGGATTGCCGGAAATCCCCATGTTTTCCCAGGGAGAGGCCCTAAAGGACACATCACAACCCCGAGGAAAACATTTGCAAATGCATGCCGGATGGCTGACATAAAAGACCTGCGAATTCACGATTTGAGGCATACCTATGCCTCCTGGTTGGCCTCTGGATCTGACAACGTATCTCTATACACCATTAGTAAACTGCTCGGGCACAAGACGGTATCAATGTCCGCCAGATATTCGCACCTGGCATCAAAGAAGTTACTGAACGCCAGCGAATCAGTATCAGTGCAATTGGAACAGGCAATGAAATAA
- a CDS encoding DUF2958 domain-containing protein, whose amino-acid sequence MWQTPSQRRLDAIPRLYETEKIPLRDKLIYLHFYIFNSHWFACEFDGVDRFFGFAMLNNDDINAEWGYFSFSELKSITIYSTQICCEPEESWLIRPASEVEHIRV is encoded by the coding sequence ATGTGGCAAACTCCATCTCAAAGGAGACTTGACGCCATTCCAAGACTATACGAAACAGAAAAAATCCCACTGAGAGATAAACTCATTTATCTCCACTTCTATATCTTCAATTCTCATTGGTTTGCATGTGAATTTGATGGAGTAGATAGGTTTTTCGGTTTCGCGATGTTGAATAATGACGACATTAATGCTGAATGGGGCTATTTTTCATTCAGCGAACTCAAATCCATCACTATCTATTCAACTCAAATCTGTTGTGAACCTGAAGAATCGTGGCTGATCAGACCTGCATCAGAAGTGGAACATATTCGAGTGTAG
- a CDS encoding JAB domain-containing protein, with product MCEKAEFWENLRSGIFASMVKEASPGQTLSNPDEVYAVVKPLFAVQDDIESFYCIFLNAKNKILAIEKMFTGTIATAAVYPREIIKKMLEFKSEAVVLIHNHPSGDTVPSKSDLEITFKIGIALESIGACIHDHIIVGDGYSSMQQEGQLKTIQNKISEISCHSVL from the coding sequence ATGTGTGAAAAAGCAGAATTTTGGGAAAATCTACGATCCGGAATCTTCGCATCTATGGTTAAAGAAGCGTCACCCGGGCAAACCCTGAGTAATCCTGATGAAGTTTACGCCGTTGTCAAACCCTTGTTTGCTGTCCAGGATGATATTGAAAGTTTCTACTGTATTTTCCTCAATGCAAAAAACAAGATCCTGGCTATAGAAAAAATGTTTACAGGTACGATCGCAACAGCGGCGGTATACCCACGGGAAATTATAAAAAAGATGCTTGAATTTAAAAGCGAGGCTGTTGTGTTAATCCATAACCACCCTTCCGGTGACACGGTCCCATCCAAGAGTGACCTTGAAATAACCTTTAAAATTGGCATTGCCTTAGAATCCATAGGAGCTTGTATCCACGATCATATCATCGTTGGAGACGGGTACAGCAGTATGCAGCAGGAAGGGCAGCTTAAAACAATCCAAAATAAAATATCTGAAATCTCATGCCATTCTGTTCTCTAA
- a CDS encoding DUF1232 domain-containing protein — protein MEQKRYEKFFSESTFWGKIKNLPTTAPFCILLRTAVSLYVLLKESNTPIATKSIIVFSLGYFICPLDCLPDFVPFGIGFSDDLALMAAVLASVYSYLSEDIQEKVQDILPEICKGEIKLNPAANADPEIQKKTKRILKRKKETIL, from the coding sequence ATGGAGCAAAAAAGATACGAGAAGTTTTTTTCAGAAAGTACGTTTTGGGGCAAAATTAAAAACCTGCCAACAACAGCACCGTTTTGCATATTATTGCGAACAGCAGTCAGCTTGTACGTGTTGTTAAAAGAATCGAATACCCCCATAGCAACAAAATCAATCATTGTCTTTTCACTCGGCTATTTCATATGTCCTCTGGACTGCCTGCCAGATTTTGTACCATTCGGCATCGGATTTAGTGATGACCTTGCACTCATGGCTGCGGTGTTGGCTTCTGTATATTCTTACCTGAGCGAGGACATTCAGGAGAAGGTGCAAGATATATTACCGGAGATCTGCAAGGGAGAAATCAAGTTGAATCCAGCAGCTAATGCAGATCCTGAAATACAAAAGAAAACCAAAAGGATCTTGAAGAGAAAAAAAGAAACGATTCTATAG
- a CDS encoding primase-helicase zinc-binding domain-containing protein, which produces MNILEQCQSDGITFRKNSSTHGGVYESACPSCGGADRFVVWPNQGRNGRYWFRQCGIKGDLIQYLRDFKGMSFKEACDYSGNEDLVNNHSFTPSPVKVYQWQPEMAQLPNELWQEKASLPVIYAEKMLWSDEGGEGQSMAE; this is translated from the coding sequence ATGAATATTCTTGAGCAGTGTCAATCTGATGGGATTACCTTTAGGAAAAATTCTTCTACCCATGGTGGGGTCTATGAATCAGCCTGTCCCTCATGTGGTGGGGCTGATCGGTTTGTCGTTTGGCCTAATCAAGGGCGGAATGGTCGCTACTGGTTCCGTCAGTGTGGTATTAAGGGCGATTTAATACAGTACCTGAGAGATTTCAAAGGTATGAGTTTTAAAGAAGCTTGTGATTATTCAGGCAATGAGGATTTAGTCAATAATCATTCCTTTACACCTTCACCGGTGAAAGTCTATCAATGGCAACCCGAAATGGCACAATTGCCGAATGAATTATGGCAGGAAAAAGCCTCGTTGCCGGTGATTTATGCTGAGAAAATGCTTTGGAGTGATGAAGGGGGGGAAGGTCAGAGCATGGCTGAATAA
- a CDS encoding toprim domain-containing protein, whose translation MPKKLFLPEGVVIPFIHYKKVMQLRIRRTNPGDYSKYHIVSGSSMHPYRIRYFDEKTAIIVESELDGILLSQEIHDDVLIVALGAARIRPDKKLADILNDMDHLLIALDNDDAGNWEYYDFWKKQFSKSYKHAIPKNMEKTRQR comes from the coding sequence ATGCCTAAGAAACTGTTTCTGCCCGAAGGAGTAGTTATTCCGTTTATACACTATAAAAAGGTCATGCAGTTACGGATTCGACGAACCAATCCGGGCGATTACTCTAAATATCATATTGTCTCTGGCTCATCCATGCATCCGTATAGGATAAGATATTTTGATGAAAAAACGGCTATAATCGTAGAGAGCGAACTGGATGGTATTTTGTTGTCCCAAGAAATCCATGATGATGTTCTGATTGTTGCCCTTGGAGCGGCCAGGATTCGTCCGGATAAAAAATTAGCCGACATTTTAAATGATATGGATCATCTATTGATCGCTCTTGATAATGATGATGCGGGGAACTGGGAATATTATGATTTTTGGAAAAAACAATTTTCTAAATCATATAAACACGCTATCCCGAAAAATATGGAAAAAACCCGACAGAGGTAA
- a CDS encoding alpha/beta hydrolase, with the protein MKKTFITLGFASILFLTLLLSGCSIIKPDTHFQPDQISVVTVDKAQYPIQSFMSVLDKTIKEINADDTRNNLILFVHGRGNHPAKAFKKKNRLLSNLESDYSSKVIMFHWPSWEGPFGVPEDKARAAAANLNRIFEDLKSYTFKNKEAVKNIRFTLLCHSMGSIVLEEATKIANNSTKTNLFDTIVVTASASRAMDSAKWIDRINVSQDIYITINRKDPVLTGLEKKIKSKVIGKSIAEKNGVEFPLSQNAKYIDVTESSLGHRYYLHKNLDGCPVVKSFFNDTLNGIPAELIEGDTVKKILYKRFYILNRKK; encoded by the coding sequence TTGAAAAAAACATTCATTACCTTAGGTTTCGCCTCTATTTTATTTCTTACCCTTTTGCTTTCAGGATGTTCGATTATAAAACCGGACACCCATTTTCAACCCGATCAGATATCTGTTGTAACAGTAGACAAGGCGCAGTATCCCATCCAGTCTTTTATGAGTGTTCTGGATAAAACCATTAAAGAGATCAACGCAGATGACACCCGGAATAACCTCATTTTATTTGTCCATGGACGGGGAAATCATCCGGCCAAGGCATTTAAGAAAAAAAACAGATTGCTCTCTAATTTGGAGTCAGATTACTCATCAAAAGTGATCATGTTTCACTGGCCTTCATGGGAGGGCCCATTCGGCGTCCCTGAAGATAAAGCAAGGGCGGCGGCAGCAAATTTGAACCGGATTTTTGAAGACTTAAAAAGCTATACATTCAAAAACAAAGAGGCTGTAAAAAATATAAGATTCACCCTTTTATGCCATAGCATGGGGAGTATTGTGCTGGAAGAAGCCACTAAGATAGCAAACAACAGCACAAAAACAAACCTTTTTGACACCATCGTTGTGACCGCATCCGCATCCAGGGCTATGGACAGTGCTAAATGGATCGACCGGATCAATGTGTCGCAAGATATCTACATCACCATAAACCGAAAAGATCCTGTCTTAACGGGGTTGGAAAAAAAGATAAAAAGCAAGGTGATAGGCAAAAGCATCGCCGAAAAAAACGGCGTTGAATTCCCACTGTCTCAAAACGCGAAATACATTGATGTGACAGAATCCTCACTGGGCCATCGGTACTATTTACACAAAAATCTTGACGGCTGTCCCGTTGTAAAATCTTTTTTCAACGATACACTCAATGGCATCCCAGCAGAATTAATTGAGGGCGATACTGTTAAAAAGATTCTATATAAACGGTTCTACATTTTGAACAGGAAAAAATAA
- a CDS encoding HD domain-containing protein, translating to MKNKNDCWSQEGYLKAFRFAAEKHKTQVMPGTEWSYTVHLSMVCMEIMAAFNQSPNFDGILAVQAAILHDIIEDTDATYEEVRLEFGTNIADGVLALTKDKTIQKQDQMQVSLHRIKLQPKEIWMVKLADRITNLQEPPSYWNHGKKKRYLKQAELILDELRAGSEYLTQRLNKKIRAYQAYI from the coding sequence ATGAAAAATAAAAATGACTGTTGGTCACAGGAAGGCTATCTCAAGGCCTTTAGATTCGCAGCAGAGAAACACAAGACTCAGGTCATGCCCGGCACAGAATGGTCATACACGGTTCACCTAAGCATGGTATGCATGGAAATCATGGCAGCTTTTAACCAAAGTCCCAATTTCGACGGTATTTTAGCGGTCCAGGCGGCCATATTGCATGACATCATAGAGGACACAGACGCCACATATGAAGAGGTGCGGTTAGAATTTGGCACAAATATAGCAGATGGAGTCCTTGCCCTGACCAAAGATAAAACCATCCAAAAACAGGATCAGATGCAAGTCAGTCTTCATAGAATTAAACTTCAACCCAAAGAAATTTGGATGGTCAAACTTGCTGACCGGATTACCAATCTTCAAGAACCACCGTCATATTGGAATCACGGAAAAAAAAAGAGGTATCTGAAACAAGCTGAATTGATTTTGGATGAATTGAGGGCCGGGAGTGAATATTTAACCCAACGGTTAAATAAAAAAATTCGGGCATATCAAGCCTATATCTGA
- a CDS encoding peptide chain release factor 3, which produces MTNPIDKKLDKTLLPEIKKRRTFGIISHPDAGKTTLTEKLLLFGGAIQQAGAVKSRKAARAATSDFLSIEQERGISVSSSVMKFNYKDYEINLLDTPGHKDFSEDTYRVLTAVDCAVMIIDSAKGVEPQTQKLMEVCRMRNTPIITFINKLDREGLEPLEIFQDIEDKLQIECVPLTWPIGMGKRFKGVYNLEQQQLGIFTAGYTPKNDDGVLIEALDDPVLDEMIGQSAADQLREDVELISVASEPFDLDLYLNGTQTPVFFGSAINNFGVREMLDAFVRIAPCPGVRPTATRDVDPCEEAFSGFTFKIQANMDPEHRDRIAFFRICSGKFTKGMKVRHHRIGKDIKIANATIFMAQERSNVEEAYPGDIIGIHNHGTIKIGDTFTTKEPLKFLGIPNFAPEHFRRVLLKDPLKAKALTKGLTQLAEEGTIQVFRPLQGNMQIIGAVGVLQFDVTMARLKAEYNVSAGYESIDLSVARWVECERESYLKDFIRKNESSLTRDAEGRLTFLTTSVYQLGFTQEEWPDIQFHKTREHNE; this is translated from the coding sequence ATGACAAACCCCATAGATAAAAAATTAGACAAAACATTATTACCTGAAATAAAAAAACGCAGAACATTCGGTATTATCAGCCATCCGGATGCCGGTAAAACGACATTGACGGAAAAACTGCTGTTATTCGGCGGAGCCATTCAGCAGGCCGGTGCCGTAAAATCCAGGAAAGCTGCCCGGGCGGCAACCTCGGATTTTTTATCCATTGAGCAGGAAAGAGGCATTTCTGTATCGTCTTCTGTAATGAAGTTCAACTATAAAGATTACGAAATAAATCTTCTGGATACACCAGGGCATAAGGATTTCAGTGAAGATACCTATCGGGTACTCACGGCTGTTGACTGTGCCGTTATGATCATCGACTCTGCCAAAGGTGTGGAACCCCAGACCCAGAAGCTGATGGAAGTGTGCCGGATGCGCAACACCCCGATCATCACGTTTATCAACAAACTTGACCGGGAAGGACTTGAACCCCTTGAAATTTTCCAGGACATTGAAGATAAGCTTCAGATTGAGTGTGTGCCTCTAACCTGGCCCATCGGTATGGGGAAACGGTTCAAAGGTGTGTATAATCTGGAGCAGCAACAGCTGGGTATTTTTACGGCAGGATATACCCCGAAAAATGATGACGGCGTATTGATTGAAGCCCTTGATGATCCAGTGCTTGATGAAATGATCGGCCAGAGTGCGGCAGATCAGCTACGTGAAGATGTGGAGTTGATTTCCGTGGCGTCAGAACCTTTTGATCTCGACCTTTATCTTAACGGCACCCAGACTCCGGTGTTTTTTGGTTCCGCCATCAATAATTTCGGTGTCAGGGAGATGCTGGATGCATTTGTCCGGATTGCCCCATGTCCTGGTGTCCGGCCCACGGCGACCCGGGATGTGGACCCTTGTGAAGAGGCGTTTTCAGGATTCACATTCAAAATACAAGCCAATATGGACCCTGAGCACAGGGACAGAATCGCTTTTTTCAGAATCTGTTCGGGGAAATTCACCAAGGGCATGAAGGTGCGGCACCACCGCATTGGAAAGGATATCAAAATTGCCAATGCCACCATTTTCATGGCCCAGGAGCGCTCCAATGTGGAAGAGGCCTATCCCGGTGATATTATCGGCATCCACAATCACGGCACCATTAAAATCGGGGATACCTTTACCACAAAAGAACCTTTGAAATTTTTAGGCATTCCCAATTTTGCACCGGAACATTTCAGACGGGTGCTGCTTAAAGATCCCCTAAAAGCCAAAGCCCTGACAAAGGGGTTGACCCAGCTGGCGGAAGAGGGCACGATTCAAGTATTCCGGCCATTGCAAGGTAACATGCAAATCATCGGTGCTGTGGGGGTACTCCAGTTCGATGTGACCATGGCGCGGCTTAAGGCCGAATACAATGTCAGTGCCGGATACGAGTCCATTGACCTGTCCGTGGCCCGGTGGGTTGAATGCGAACGTGAATCTTATCTTAAAGATTTTATCCGAAAGAATGAGTCAAGCCTGACCCGGGATGCAGAAGGTCGTTTGACTTTTTTGACCACAAGCGTGTACCAGCTTGGGTTTACCCAGGAAGAATGGCCGGACATTCAGTTCCATAAAACAAGGGAACACAACGAGTAA